The nucleotide window aaagtaaaatatgtagttcattattaatatcttttaagagtttgaaattaattatttcaaaaaatttgtaTCTCATATAACTCTAACATTATCACATCATACATATAAACACCACACTAGATCTTTTGTGTATCTCACGAGATAACATGTTAGTTAGATAGTTGAGTGTCATCTTATTGATCTTTTCATATTAGTAGTCGTGATATTACTTTAGTGATTTTTTTGTTACTGTGtttgattattgttattatttttttgtttcttatattTCGAACACGGTATCATTTAGTTATAATTACTGTTCCTCTATAAGAATATTTTGACATTCTTTGTTTAGTATTTTGTCATAACTGAAAACACTTTTATTTTAACCCATGAtttatgtaaaataatttttttattattcaaggATGTGAAAGGTTTGTTATATTCCATATTCTAGCCTTCTCTGAGCTGCTTATGAAATTAATGTGGGTTTGTTGTTGCTGTTGGTGGTGTTAAGTTTATTCAactctttttaaattttcttatccTTCATTAATTCAACATTGGGATTCCAAATGtcagaaagaaaataaaatcacatgGAAAAAGAAacctatagcatacaaatagaATTAAAAGCAGCCGTAGGATTGCAAAAAAACGTTGAAATTAATTTCTTCCGCCATAAACAATGAACAAACTAACTTGTAAAACTCATTAACCAACACAAGTCACTTACCATTCTTAGCTTGAATCTCGCGTTTCTCTCTATCAGTCCACACctttcaatattaaaaaatatatatattacatacaTTTTACGATTCATCATTTACTCGGAATTTGACTACAAATTCTTCTTGATTTGTTCTTCTTGCTGCATTCTTCAGTTATTAGTATCTGAAAGaatcaaacaattttttaattgtttttgctCGCAAAATCCAGGTTTCTGTTAGGATAATGCGagcaaaattttgaagaaatttaaTGGCTGTTGTTAAGCGAGTGGTTCCATTAGGGGTTAATTACGGTATTAGTTTGTCCAAATTGGGAAGGATTAACAATGTAGCCATTAATGTTCCTGCAGCTTCATTGCTTGTAAATAGGTCTCAATGCATAGCCGATggttataatttcaaattttacagTTTGTATTCGTCAAAATCTTCTGCTCATTACAAGTTTGATTATAGGCAGATGTCTCAAATGGTTAAGCTGGATAGCAAACGTGCCTTTCTCGTTGATACATTAGCTATGGTAATTTCCATTTTGTTTCTCCATTGTTCAATTTCCTTGTTTTGAAATATGATACAGTGAACCTCTCTATAATAACGTCATTTGTCCCGATATTTTTTAACTGCTAAAGCAAATACTGTTGTAGAGGATATATAGTATGtaatataacataacataaaCGATTGGTTCCCCAAAAAACCTAGTTGTTATAGTGAAAATGTTGTTATAGAAGATTGCGTTTACAGAGAGGTGTAACTGTAATTTACAATTTTAGGCACTGCTCTAGTTTGTTCGTGTTAATTTGATGTTATATATTTATGCTCTCTTTGAGTACTTATATTGTTACTTTTTGTCTTGTATATAATATTGGTTTGAGATGAGTTTAAATGGAGCGACATTGCTAATGAAGATTTCCTATAGCGACCTCAACTTGTTTGGAATTGATGCAAGTTGTTGTCGTTATAATGAAGAAGTTGGTGTGTTGACAGGTTCGTAGATTAGAAGCACAAGGTGTACCTTCAAAGCAGGCAGAGGCAATAACATCTGCCATCACTGAGGTTTTAAACGACAGCTTGGAAAATATTGCTAATTCTTTTGTTTCACTAGCTGAAATGCAGAAAGTAAGAGATTCtcagataattaatttttttttggttttataaCAACGTGCCATCGTTGTACCAATATGAAAATGTTCTTTTATGTGTTTGTCTCTGTAGTCTGATTTGGTTCAAGAAGCCAATCTTTCCAAGTTCAAATCCCTACTACAAAATTCTCAGGTAAATATATTTCAAGTATTGAATTGTCAGAAGGTCCCATCATGTGATATATAGCAATCtgctcttttttttcttttctggtTTGTAGAATAATTACTAATGATATATCAAATGTACACCTTTTGATTCTCTTCTTGGCCTATTTTGTACCAGTAGTCTACCTTTATCTGA belongs to Solanum stenotomum isolate F172 chromosome 1, ASM1918654v1, whole genome shotgun sequence and includes:
- the LOC125841774 gene encoding protein FMP32, mitochondrial-like isoform X2 — translated: MAVVKRVVPLGVNYGISLSKLGRINNVAINVPAASLLVNRQMSQMVKLDSKRAFLVDTLAMVRRLEAQGVPSKQAEAITSAITEVLNDSLENIANSFVSLAEMQKSDLVQEANLSKFKSLLQNSQENHLSLLQHETEKFRNDIEKVRTELRYEIDKLTAGQRLDLNLERGSIRDELAKQSTGTTYLTNKLDREIHAMRAQLEAGKYEVIKYCIGSLVSISAVGLAVLRLYA
- the LOC125841774 gene encoding protein FMP32, mitochondrial-like isoform X1, which encodes MAVVKRVVPLGVNYGISLSKLGRINNVAINVPAASLLVNRSQCIADGYNFKFYSLYSSKSSAHYKFDYRQMSQMVKLDSKRAFLVDTLAMVRRLEAQGVPSKQAEAITSAITEVLNDSLENIANSFVSLAEMQKSDLVQEANLSKFKSLLQNSQENHLSLLQHETEKFRNDIEKVRTELRYEIDKLTAGQRLDLNLERGSIRDELAKQSTGTTYLTNKLDREIHAMRAQLEAGKYEVIKYCIGSLVSISAVGLAVLRLYA